The Priestia megaterium NBRC 15308 = ATCC 14581 region CAATTCGTTCGCTCCAGTCTTTTTTATATAACTCTTCAATAATAGAAGAATGGCCTAATACTTGATCAGCATTAATAAATATTCCTCCTGTATGCAGCAAATCATAAATTTGTTCATACAGCTTGTGTTTTCGTTTGTCTTCTAAATGATGGATAGCAAGTGAAGAAATCACAATGTCAAATGAGTGCTCAAATTTGTAGTTTGTTATATCTGATACGATAAATTCTATATGCTGTTCATTTTTAAAGCGTTCCTTTGCTTTTTCAAGCATTTGATCTGAGACGTCAATCAACGTGAAATGCGCATCTGGGTACTTTTCTTTAATAAAAGAAGAAAACAAGCCTGTACCTGCTCCAATATCAAGTATGCGAAGAGGCTTTTTTGAAAAGTGAAGAAGAGAAACGGGAATAGAATAAAAATCAAAAAAGCAAGGAATGAGTTTGCGGCGCTGCTCATCATACTGAGAAGCATGAGCATTAAATTTTTCTTTAACGTTATTTTTCATTTTTACAGCTCCTTTATTTGGTAATATGGAGATACATATATCGTATAGAAGTTTGATAGAAAAGAAAATAAACAAAAATAAGCAGTATTGATTCCAGTTTGTTATGAATAGAAAGAGATGGAGAGAAGAAAATGGAGATCAAATGGCTAAAAACATTCATCATAGCGGCTTCTTATGAAAATTTCAGACAAGCGTCTGAAGATTTATTTTTAACGCAGCCTGCTGTATCAAAGCATATTCAGCGACTGCAGCAAGAATTAGGGGATGAGCTTTTTGAAAAAAAAGGTAAATATATCGCGCTGACTGAGGCAGGACGCTTTTTTTTGCCTCATGCTCAAAAAATGGTGGGAGCATATGAGGAAGGAGTAGGGGATTTTAAGTTATGGAAGCAAGGATATAACCGAAAATTGACTATATCCGCTGCTCCTCAAATAGCAGCATCGATTTTGCCGAGTCTAATCAAACAATTTGTAGAGAGATATCCCCATATTGAAGTCACGGTTAATATCACAAATTCGTTTCAGGTGGGAAAAGACATCAGCGACAGAAAATCAGATGTTGGATTAACAAGGATGCTTCCGGGTCAGGCAGACGTTTTTTATGAGTTAATTCATAAAGAAAAAGCAGTCTTAGTGGCCCCGTTTTCTGTAGGAGCACGTACGGAACAGGAGCTGTTATCTTCCTACCGGCTGCTTACGAATAATCATCCTGTTTATTGGGAAGATTTACTCCTTCAACTCAAGGCTTGTTATCCTCACATTCAGCTGCTTCCTGTGACGCAAGTAGAAATTACAAAACGCTTTATTGAAGAAGGTTTAGGCGTATCTTATTTGCCATTTTCTATGGTGAAAAAGGAAGTTGAAAATCAAACGTTAAGCATAATTTCACAGCAAAAAATTATTCGGCCTTCTTCACACACGTATATCGTAACAAAAGGCGAAACAGAAGAAATAAAGCAGTTTAAGCACTTTGTAGCTGAGACCTTAACAGAAACGAGCTGAAATGATACCATAAAAAGGAAGGAGAGATGACGATGTATATATTAATCATGCTAGTTGCAGCAGCAGTCGTAGTAGATTTTATTTTAAGAAAAGTGCTTGATATACCTCGCAGCAAATTTTGGGGCAAATATGAGTATGAAAGTCTAGCTTTAGAACGTTGGGACAAATATGTAATGGTAGCTTTTGTTCTTTTTCTGATATTGGATATGATTTTTATGGTTGTAGAGACTTATATCGTATCTTTCCTATTCTTAGTCGTGAATATTTTGCTGAAAAGTATAGATGAATGGAAATATAAACAAGAAACAAAAGAATACGTAACAAGCTTTGTACAGATGGGGTTCTTCTTTACGGCTTTTGTTCTATTAGCCAGCGGAAGGATATAGAAAAAGAGGTGAGACATAACTACATTAATCCAATCTGAAAACGAACAAATTGGATATATGAAGCTGAAACGCTTGTGACACCGCTGTTGATTTCCGTGCAAGACTTCGCTTTCCTCGGGCGGCTGGTGAGCCTCCTCGTCGCTGACGCTCCTGTGGGGTCTCACCCCTTCCGCTTTTCCCGCAGGAGTCTTCGTCTTGCCCTCCAATCAACAGCTAGAAGCAGTTAAACGTATGAAACCTACGTTCACCATAATAATAAAAAAACCGAACAATCAATCGTTTCGATTGATTGTTCGGATTTCCCTTCAGCTATTTTGTCCGAGCCTCTTTTGATATTATTTAAAAATATGATCAATGTCTTTAATTTCGGAAGAAGTGAGCTGAACATCTAGTGTTTTTAAGTTATCAAGTACTTGTTCAGAGCGTTTTGCCCCTGGAATTAATACATCAATTGAATCGCGCGTTAAGTACCAAGCCAGAACAAGATGAGCTACTTCTACGCCTTTTGCGCTAGAGATTTGACGAAGACGCTCTACTTTTTCTAGATTTTGCTGAAATGCTTCCCCGATAAAATGAGGCATATCTTCGCGCAGGTCATTAAACTTTGTGTTTTTATCGTATTTCCCAGCAAGTAAACCAGCAGCTAGCGGGAAGTATGGAATAAATGAAATGCGGTTTGCAGCCGTATAAGGTAAAATATCGTTTTCTGCTTCTCGCTGAATTAAGTTATATTGGCCTTGTACCACGTCTACATAACCATCTTTATTTGCTTCTTTTAACTGATCTAACGAGAAGTTTGATACGCCAATGGAACGGATCTTACCTTCATCTTTTAGTTCTTTTAACGCACCAACCGCTTCGTCTTTTGGTGTGTTTTTGTCTGGGAAATGAATATAATACAAATCGATATAATCTGTTTGAAGGCGTTTTAAGCTATCTTCAACTGACTGTTTTAAAAACGCAGGAGAGTTGTCTAGCAGTACCTCATCTCCAACAATTTTATGTGCTCCTTTTGTGGCGATAACCGCTTCTTCACGATTTCCACGTTCTTTTAGCACTTCACCAATTAGTTCTTCAGAACGTTTTGGACCATAAATGAACGCTGTATCAAGGAGGTTTATGCCATTATCTAGCGCCTTATGAACAAGGTCTTTGCCGACTTCTTCGTTTAGGTTAGGATATAAGTTATGTCCTCCTACAGCGTTTGTTCCAAGTCCAATAGGATTAACATATAATTCGGATTTTCCAATCTGTACTTTTTCTGCCATGTCTAACGTCCATCTCCTTTTTTATATCTTCTTTTTTACTATAGCAAAATATACCATGAATCAAAAATAGTACGCTCATATGAAAAGCAGCTTTAAAAAAGTATGTGAACTTGAGTTACATGTAAATAAGGAGTATATTCTACAGGGCTCTATTTCAATAGCAGAAATAAAAAAAGAACCTCTTTTAAATAAGAGATTCTCTTTTAGTCATGGTAATATGATAACTTTTTGACAGCTGAAATGTTTCAGCAAGCTGCCTGCGTCCTTGCGCTCCTTGTTCGCGTACATACTCTAATTCGTTTGGTGTAAGAAGCTTCATGCTAATCAGTTTAATAGATTCGTAAGGTAAAGAGAGGCTAGCTGAAACAGAAGGAGACTGAACGCCTAGCAATACACCAATTTCTCCATTTTCATTTACAAAATGAGACGGTACGTCCAAATCAGTAAATTCAATTGAAAGAATATCGTGCTTCATGAATAGTTCTAGCATATTAGGATGAGCGGCAGCATTTTGACTCATTTGATAAAGAAGGTCAAATGCCCAGTGATCCTGGATATCAGATAAAGGTCCGCGCAGAGATTCATCATCGCATTCGATATAGAATTCTAATCCTTTTCCTTGCTTTCGGCTCTTTTCTTCGGG contains the following coding sequences:
- a CDS encoding aldo/keto reductase, with amino-acid sequence MAEKVQIGKSELYVNPIGLGTNAVGGHNLYPNLNEEVGKDLVHKALDNGINLLDTAFIYGPKRSEELIGEVLKERGNREEAVIATKGAHKIVGDEVLLDNSPAFLKQSVEDSLKRLQTDYIDLYYIHFPDKNTPKDEAVGALKELKDEGKIRSIGVSNFSLDQLKEANKDGYVDVVQGQYNLIQREAENDILPYTAANRISFIPYFPLAAGLLAGKYDKNTKFNDLREDMPHFIGEAFQQNLEKVERLRQISSAKGVEVAHLVLAWYLTRDSIDVLIPGAKRSEQVLDNLKTLDVQLTSSEIKDIDHIFK
- a CDS encoding class I SAM-dependent methyltransferase, which translates into the protein MKNNVKEKFNAHASQYDEQRRKLIPCFFDFYSIPVSLLHFSKKPLRILDIGAGTGLFSSFIKEKYPDAHFTLIDVSDQMLEKAKERFKNEQHIEFIVSDITNYKFEHSFDIVISSLAIHHLEDKRKHKLYEQIYDLLHTGGIFINADQVLGHSSIIEELYKKDWSERIAASGLTHEQIEAAHERTKLDKMATLHDQLNWLTASGFSTVDCIYKFFNFVVMYAQK
- a CDS encoding DUF4181 domain-containing protein — encoded protein: MYILIMLVAAAVVVDFILRKVLDIPRSKFWGKYEYESLALERWDKYVMVAFVLFLILDMIFMVVETYIVSFLFLVVNILLKSIDEWKYKQETKEYVTSFVQMGFFFTAFVLLASGRI
- a CDS encoding suppressor of fused domain protein yields the protein MSLFLKWKQKKQEKEAERVFEESISKRKDYWNTIGHVDGDVLTHLLNPMFFGGPAWPSGRQTFIRVQKTETVILASDGLSDPFQSPEEKSRKQGKGLEFYIECDDESLRGPLSDIQDHWAFDLLYQMSQNAAAHPNMLELFMKHDILSIEFTDLDVPSHFVNENGEIGVLLGVQSPSVSASLSLPYESIKLISMKLLTPNELEYVREQGAQGRRQLAETFQLSKSYHITMTKRESLI
- a CDS encoding LysR family transcriptional regulator; its protein translation is MEIKWLKTFIIAASYENFRQASEDLFLTQPAVSKHIQRLQQELGDELFEKKGKYIALTEAGRFFLPHAQKMVGAYEEGVGDFKLWKQGYNRKLTISAAPQIAASILPSLIKQFVERYPHIEVTVNITNSFQVGKDISDRKSDVGLTRMLPGQADVFYELIHKEKAVLVAPFSVGARTEQELLSSYRLLTNNHPVYWEDLLLQLKACYPHIQLLPVTQVEITKRFIEEGLGVSYLPFSMVKKEVENQTLSIISQQKIIRPSSHTYIVTKGETEEIKQFKHFVAETLTETS